One window of the Hypanus sabinus isolate sHypSab1 chromosome 13, sHypSab1.hap1, whole genome shotgun sequence genome contains the following:
- the LOC132403407 gene encoding hydroxycarboxylic acid receptor 1-like, with translation MRISSSGCSFLIEFDLLGHILNFSGNGELDPANLFEEDLLIRLFVSESFRSALKHLDCVAAFCTMGNSTPECAPGEDVNSSYNPPVIIVTFILGIATNTVALWIFCAHVKSRKPSIVYSLNLMIADTLLLCCLPFRADYFLRQKDWNFGDGLCRVNVFMISLNRIGSVFFLMVIAIDRYFKVVHPLHKVNKITTRCAVMIAGGLWIVAAAICLHLLIDKHDFEQHNVRNCEPFSINKALTPRAVWTDFIFIFFQFLLPVSVILFSTSSIVWKLRQMETGMRAKYKRTVKLVIVVAAVFVICFFPTSVVVVAVLVTKLRSPVDCKLYHTAVNIFYNTLFITYLNSVVDPIVYYFSTSQFKDGLEKALLRLNFSCGRSATEPGASREEQTVDQ, from the coding sequence ATGCGGATCAGCTCTTCAGGTTGTTCGTTTCTGATTGAGTTTGACCTCCTCGGACACATTTTGAATTTTTCGGGCAATGGCGAACTCGACCCCGCAAATTTATTCGAAGAAGATCTGCTGATCAGGTTGTTCGTCTCCGAATCATTTCGCTCCGCTCTGAAACATCTTGACTGTGTGGCCGCTTTTTGTACAATGGGGAACTCGACCCCGGAATGTGCTCCTGGTGAAGATGTTAACTCGTCCTACAACCCGCCCGTAATTATCGTCACATTCATCCTCGGGATTGCTACAAATAcggttgctttgtggatcttttGTGCTCATGTGAAGTCCCGGAAACCGAGTATTGTGTATTCACTGAATCTGATGATTGCGGACACTCTGTTATTGTGCTGTCTCCCCTTCCGAGCTGATTATTTTCTCCGACAGAAGGACTGGAATTTTGGTGATGGACTGTGTCGAGTGAACGTTTTCATGATTTCCCTGAACCGGATTGGCAGCGTCTTTTTCCTCATGGTTATTGCAATCGATCGTTACTTTAAGGTGGTTCATCCACTCCACAAAGTAAACAAGATCACTACAAGGTGTGCGGTGATGATAGCCGGCGGTCTGTGGATTGTAGCGGCGGCTATTTGTTTGCACTTGCTGATTGACAAACATGATTTCGAACAACACAACGTGAGAAACTGTGAGCCTTTCAGCATTAACAAGGCTCTGACTCCCAGAGCAGTTTGGACtgactttatttttatattctttcaGTTTCTTTTGCCAGTTTCAGTTATCCTGTTCTCTACGTCCTCCATCGTCTGGAAGTTACGGCAGATGGAAACTGGAATGCGGGCCAAATATAAGCGAACTGTGAAACTTGTGATAGTCGTGGCTGCAGTTTTTGTCATTTGCTTCTTTCCCACCAGTGTTGTTGTGGTCGCGGTTTTGGTCACTAAGCTAAGAAGTCCCGTCGACTGCAAGTTGTATCACACAGCAGTGAATATCTTTTACAATACGCTGTTTATAACGTATCTGAACAGTGTGGTCGATCCCATTGTTTACTATTTTTCTACTTCGCAGTTTAAAGATGGTTTGGAGAAAGCTCTACTTCGTCTTAATTTCAGCTGTGGCAGATCAGCCACTGAACCAGGAGCTTCCAGGGAGGAGCAGACCGTGGATCAGTAA
- the LOC132403536 gene encoding hydroxycarboxylic acid receptor 2-like — translation MENVTRLCAPIDDSSSAYNSPVIIITCILGFIGNAIALWIYCFHVQSWKPNTVYSLNLAIADTLLICCLPFRAGYYIRDKNWIFGDVLCRLNIFMISLNRVGSIIFLMVIAVDRYFKVVHPLHKANKATPRCAVKIAVVLWVVAVALCSHLLIERHDFIQRNVTFCEPFNINFPKSPTAIWTDAVFIVFKFVLPVTVILFSTSCIIWKLRQMDSDIRGKYRRAIKLVIAVTVVFIFCFLPTNVAVVAVLITRLRSDEDCQSYVTAVNIFYNTLFMTYLNSVVDPVIYYFSSSAFKGALRKALRPLNISVSKSTTDQEMEPRESKAEPSTDRHLSSAVFL, via the coding sequence ATGGAGAACGTGACCCGCCTCTGTGCTCCCATTGACGATTCCAGTTCGGCATACAATTCGCCAGTGATCATTATAACATGCATCCTGGGATTCATTGGAAATgcgattgctttgtggatctactGCTTCCATGTACAGAGCTGGAAGCCAAACACGGTGTATTCTCTGAACTTGGCAATTGCGGACACTCTGCTAATCTGCTGTCTTCCGTTCCGAGCCGGTTACTACATACGTGACAAAAATTGGATTTTTGGTGATGTCCTCTGTCGCCTGAACATATTCATGATTTCCTTAAACCGCGTCGGCAGCATCATCTTCCTTATGGTCATTGCGGTTGACCGCTATTTTAAGGTGGTCCACCCGCTCCACAAAGCGAACAAGGCAACTCCAAGATGCGCGGTGAAGATAGCAGTCGTCCTTTGGGTTGTGGCAGTGGCGCTTTGTTCGCACTTGTTGATAGAAAGACACGATTTCATCCAAAGGAATGTCACGTTCTGTGAGCCTTTTAACATAAACTTCCCCAAGAGTCCCACAGCAATTTGGACTGACGCAGTTTTTATTGTTTTTAAGTTTGTTTTGCCGGTTACGGTGATTCTGTTCTCTACCTCTTGCATCATCTGGAAGCTAAGACAGATGGACAGTGATATAAGGGGTAAATATAGGAGAGCGATTAAGCTTGTGATCGCCGTGACGGTAGTTTTCATATTTTGCTTCCTGCCCACTAATGTTGCTGTGGTCGCCGTTTTAATCACAAGGCTTAGAAGCGATGAAGATTGCCAGTCATATGTCACAGCAGTTAATATATTTTATAATACATTATTCATGACATATCTGAACAGTGTGGTCGATCCAGTAATCTACTACTTTTCAAGTTCTGCGTTTAAAGGTGCCTTGAGGAAGGCTCTGCGTCCCCTTAATATCAGCGTTTCCAAGTCAACAACGGATCAGGAAATGGAGCCTCGGGAATCTAAGGCAGAGCCGTCTACGGATCGACATTTGAGCTCCGCCGTTTTCCTCTGA